In a genomic window of Nostoc sp. UHCC 0870:
- a CDS encoding DUF3593 domain-containing protein: MISKDTLFALSLFPYLGFLWFISRSPQMPRLALYGFYGTLVFVAVTIPAGIYAKIHYHEALANIDWLHGGAEVFLTLSNILIVLGFRQAIKQLQGQVTGDR; this comes from the coding sequence ATGATATCTAAAGACACCCTATTTGCCCTGTCACTGTTTCCTTACTTGGGTTTCTTGTGGTTTATCAGCCGCAGTCCGCAAATGCCCCGTCTAGCATTATATGGATTTTACGGCACTCTGGTTTTTGTGGCTGTGACGATTCCGGCAGGAATATATGCCAAAATCCATTACCACGAAGCTTTAGCTAACATAGATTGGCTACACGGTGGCGCGGAAGTTTTTTTGACGCTTTCTAATATTTTGATTGTCCTGGGTTTTCGGCAAGCAATTAAGCAATTACAGGGACAGGTGACAGGGGATAGGTGA
- a CDS encoding DUF2499 domain-containing protein has product MNALSIPTWIIHISSVIEWIAAIWLIWTYGELSGNRSWWGLSLAMLPALISAMCACTWHYFDNPDSLEWLVTLQATMTLVGNFTLWAAAVLIWRSSRIPKTVANSFESKPIKSEQ; this is encoded by the coding sequence ATGAATGCTCTTTCAATTCCTACTTGGATTATTCATATTTCTAGCGTTATTGAGTGGATTGCCGCGATTTGGTTAATCTGGACTTATGGCGAACTTTCAGGAAACCGCAGTTGGTGGGGATTGTCTTTGGCAATGTTACCAGCTTTGATAAGTGCTATGTGTGCTTGCACCTGGCATTATTTCGACAATCCAGACTCTTTAGAATGGTTGGTAACGCTGCAAGCTACCATGACTTTAGTTGGTAATTTTACACTTTGGGCTGCGGCTGTGTTGATTTGGCGTTCTTCCCGTATTCCCAAGACAGTAGCTAATTCTTTTGAATCAAAACCTATTAAATCAGAGCAATGA
- the csaB gene encoding polysaccharide pyruvyl transferase CsaB, whose amino-acid sequence MRSLLSGYYGKGNGGDEALLATLLQMLPSHVTPVVLSGNPEETRDRYNVEAHDRMAIVPVLQALRSCDALIWGGGSLIQDVTSTISPFYYGGLMGLAQKMGLKTIAWAQGIGPLVRPQTRWMARQNFAGCTKVSVRDRASAALLSDWQIPHILAPDPVWALASKPLPELENLPTPRVAVTLRQHPQLTPTRLTNLTRALVDFQKATQAFILLLPFQKSEDLGIAQAIQPHLADVSQILCLEDPQILKGVFRGVEMAIGMRLHSLIMAAAEGCCCFALSYDPKVNRLMEDLTIPGWDLATLPDDPHFISQTWLEHYTNSQRISPEKIQFLIDGALTHRDLLHQVFT is encoded by the coding sequence ATGCGATCGCTATTATCTGGGTATTACGGCAAAGGTAACGGTGGTGATGAAGCTTTATTAGCCACACTTCTGCAAATGCTACCATCTCATGTTACACCTGTGGTGCTTTCTGGTAATCCAGAGGAAACGCGCGATCGCTATAATGTGGAAGCGCACGATCGCATGGCTATTGTACCCGTACTCCAAGCTTTACGTTCCTGTGATGCTTTGATTTGGGGTGGTGGTAGTTTAATTCAGGATGTTACCAGCACCATCAGTCCTTTTTATTATGGGGGATTGATGGGGTTAGCGCAGAAAATGGGTTTGAAAACTATTGCTTGGGCGCAAGGTATTGGCCCTTTGGTACGTCCGCAAACGCGCTGGATGGCAAGGCAAAATTTTGCTGGTTGTACTAAAGTTAGTGTACGCGATCGCGCCAGTGCTGCTTTATTGTCTGATTGGCAAATTCCCCACATCCTTGCACCTGATCCGGTTTGGGCTTTAGCATCTAAGCCTTTACCAGAACTTGAGAATTTACCTACGCCTAGAGTAGCGGTGACTTTAAGACAGCATCCCCAATTAACTCCTACACGCCTCACTAATTTAACTCGTGCTTTGGTCGATTTCCAAAAAGCGACTCAGGCTTTCATTTTATTACTGCCATTCCAAAAAAGTGAGGATTTAGGAATTGCTCAAGCCATACAACCACACCTTGCAGATGTCAGCCAGATTTTGTGTCTCGAAGATCCGCAGATATTAAAAGGTGTGTTTCGCGGTGTCGAGATGGCAATTGGAATGCGGCTACATAGTTTAATTATGGCTGCGGCGGAAGGATGTTGCTGTTTTGCTCTGAGTTATGATCCCAAAGTCAACCGCCTCATGGAAGATTTGACAATACCTGGTTGGGATTTGGCAACTTTACCAGATGATCCCCATTTTATTAGTCAAACTTGGTTAGAACATTACACAAATAGTCAGCGAATTTCACCAGAAAAAATTCAATTTTTAATAGATGGTGCATTAACACATCGTGATTTGTTGCACCAGGTTTTTACTTAG